The Balneolaceae bacterium genome segment CGTCAAAAGCGCGCAGGGTGGCCATCACCTCCGCCCGGCCGGGCGAGGTGCCAAAGGCCCGCTCGCCAAGGCTGGCGTGTATGACGGTCACCTTGGCCGGCTGTTCGGGCGGCACGAAAAACTGCGGCATGGCCGAAAGTGATTCCACCAGCTGCGCCATGGCCAGGGCGGGACTCCTCCCCTGTTCAGGGTGACCGGCGTGGGAAGTCGCACCCTGCATCCGCGCAATGAATCCGCAGGATCCCGCCGCGAAGACGCCTCGGCGTACCACCACCTGGTTCTGTTCGTACCCGGGAAGGTTGTGCAGGGCAAATATTCCGTCGGGCTGCAGCTCGTCCACTTCCCCGCTCTCTATCATGGCCCGCGCGCCCTGGCCGGTCTCCTCGGCGGGCTGGAAGAGCAGGTGCACCCTTCCACGGCGTGGAGGCTGCCTGGCAAGATGGCGGCCCACTCCGCACAGTATGGCCATATGTCCATCGTGCCCGCACTTGTGACCGGTTTCTTCGTTGCGCGATCGGTAGGGAAAGTCGTTCTGTTCGGGGATGGGCAGGGCGTCCAGCTCGCTGCGGAAGACCGTGTCGGGGCCCTCCTTTCCGCTGTCCCAGGTGGCGATGATGCCCGTGCCGGCCACGCCGGTCAGCAGCCTGTCGGGGCCGGCTCCGGAAAGGAACTCCCCGACGGCGGCCGAGGTCTGATGCTCCTCACCGGAGCGTTCCGCTAGCGAATGCAGCTTGTGCCGCAGCTCAACGATTTCGGGCAGGAATGTCAGGTTCTGTTGCATCTCAATAAATTTCACCCAGGATGATACGAGGATCGGGATAGCGCCGAAGCGCCTCGCTTATTTCCTCCTCCGCCACCACCCCCGG includes the following:
- a CDS encoding amidohydrolase — protein: MQQNLTFLPEIVELRHKLHSLAERSGEEHQTSAAVGEFLSGAGPDRLLTGVAGTGIIATWDSGKEGPDTVFRSELDALPIPEQNDFPYRSRNEETGHKCGHDGHMAILCGVGRHLARQPPRRGRVHLLFQPAEETGQGARAMIESGEVDELQPDGIFALHNLPGYEQNQVVVRRGVFAAGSCGFIARMQGATSHAGHPEQGRSPALAMAQLVESLSAMPQFFVPPEQPAKVTVIHASLGERAFGTSPGRAEVMATLRAFDEELLKRLLGKAEEVARGLATAHELEAEVEQVERFIVTENDDKAVTRIAKTADRLQYNLLEKEEPFPWSEDFGHFTARYPGALFGLGSGTDHPSLHDAAYDFPDGLLEPGIRLFAGLADDLNGSGQP